Within Limisalsivibrio acetivorans, the genomic segment GTCACCTTCATGCCGATGTACTTTGTCCCCGGCATTATGGGTAAGATATTCATGTATATACCGATAGTGGTTGTGTCTGTTTTTGCCATATCACTCATCGAGGCACTTTTCATACTTCCCGCACACCTTGCCCATCAGAGAGAATCCTTCTGCAGCCGGCCTATGCAGTGGCTGGCGGACAGGCAGACCTCGTTTAGCAACGGTTTCAGCTCGCTGGTTAAGAATGTGTACGGACCATCCCTTAAGATCGTTCTGCGATACAGGTACGTGAGCATAGTTCTTGCATCTGTCATTCTTGTGGTTACCTTCTTCTATGTGAAGACCGGAAGGATGGGCTTCTCCCTATTTCCAAGAATAGAGTCTGATTACGCCTACGCCTCTGCAACCCTCCCTTACGGAGTTCCCTTCAATGAAACACAGGCCGTTTATCAGAAAATGATGGATTCGGCAGAGAAGGTTATCTCAGAGGTAGGGCGAGAGGGTCAGGTTAAGGGCATTCTCTCACTAACCCAGGGGAACACCACTTGGACCATGGTGGAGATGACACCCCCCGATGAGAGGAAGATCTCCACATCTGAATTCATAAAGAGATGGCGCAAGGCTACGGGGGATATACCGGGGCTTGAAACCATGCAGTTTAAGTCGAACATGGGTGGGCCCGGTTCCGGCGCAGCACTCACGGTGGAACTGCGGCACAGGGATGTGAATATACTGGAGGCGGCCAGCGCAGAGCTTGCCGATGGGCTTAGCTTCTTCCCCATTGTTTCGGATATTGATGACGGCTTTGCCAACGGTAAGGAGCAGATAGACTTCAAGCTCACCGATGAGGGCTACCGCCTCGGCTTTACGCCGCAGTCGGTGGCAAGAGAGATACGCTACGCCTATTTCGGCTATGAGGCGATAACCCAGCTTCGCGGGAAGAACGAGGTGGATGTCTATGTCCGTCTTCCGGAGAAGGAGCGGGAGAGCGAGTATTACCTTGAGGAGATGCTCATAAAGTCACCCTCGGGAACCTTTGTTCCGCTGAAGAATATTGTCGATATGGAGCGGGGAAGGGCGTATACGAGCATCAAGCGGCGTGACGGCAGGCGGGTTAACTCCGTTACGGCGGAGGTCACTCCCGAAAACCAGACGCCGCAGGTTATGGCAAAGATAACACAGGATGCTCTACCTGCGCTTATGGATAAGTATCCCGGACTCAGCTACGGCTTCTCCGGTAAACAGGAGAGCCGGCAGGAGAGCTTTCAGGCACTCGGCAAGGGTATGATTCTGGCGATGATAATCGTCTATGCACTCCTTGCCATACCATTCAGAAGCTATTTCCAGCCAATTATCATCATGATAAGCATACCATTCGGCATGGTGGGGGCTGTGGCGGGGCATCTTATTATGGGCTACAGCATGAGCCTTACCAGTGTGTTCGGAATAGTTGCTCTATCCGGTGTTGTGGTGAACGATTCCCTTGTACTTATAGATTTTGCGAACCGGCAGGTGAGGGAGGGCTCAACGCCTTATTCCGCCATTGTGAATGCGGCGATCTCACGTTTCCGCCCGATTATGCTTACAACGCTTACAACCTTTTTCGGGCTGCTTCCGATGATATTCGAAACATCACTACAGGCAAGGTTCCTTATACCTATGGCCCTTTCCCTCGGCTTCGGTATAGTTTTTGCAACGGGTATTATCCTTGGGCTTGTGCCTGCGCTTTATATGA encodes:
- a CDS encoding efflux RND transporter permease subunit is translated as MPNNGIKKGPIAWMAGNSVAANLVMLFLLVGGIIVGFDIKQEVFPEFEIDRVTVTVGYPGASPEEVEKGIILPVEEAIQGIDGIDEVTSTASEGSGRVDVEAVKGTDLDQLSTDIKNEVDRITSFPEDANEPSVIIRSRKREVVSVVIYGEQSDMVLRETAEMIKDSLLQSDGITQVELEGEKAFQVKIEIPSEKLKTYGLTIAQIGQKIQNASIDLPAGSIDTSSGEVLVRMQERRDYGDEFAEIPIISGADGSVLTLGEIADIDDSFSEYDMQYRYNGMPSISIEVYRIGNQTPIEVSDAVKEVVEEFRQTLPGGLNIDLMNDRSIIFKQRVDLLLKNGYMGLILVFILLGLFLEARLAFWVTLGIPVSFIGSLLILPSMGASINMVSLFAFIVSLGIVVDDTIVVGENVYSYRQKGYSFREAAVLGAREIAMPVTFSVITNMVTFMPMYFVPGIMGKIFMYIPIVVVSVFAISLIEALFILPAHLAHQRESFCSRPMQWLADRQTSFSNGFSSLVKNVYGPSLKIVLRYRYVSIVLASVILVVTFFYVKTGRMGFSLFPRIESDYAYASATLPYGVPFNETQAVYQKMMDSAEKVISEVGREGQVKGILSLTQGNTTWTMVEMTPPDERKISTSEFIKRWRKATGDIPGLETMQFKSNMGGPGSGAALTVELRHRDVNILEAASAELADGLSFFPIVSDIDDGFANGKEQIDFKLTDEGYRLGFTPQSVAREIRYAYFGYEAITQLRGKNEVDVYVRLPEKERESEYYLEEMLIKSPSGTFVPLKNIVDMERGRAYTSIKRRDGRRVNSVTAEVTPENQTPQVMAKITQDALPALMDKYPGLSYGFSGKQESRQESFQALGKGMILAMIIVYALLAIPFRSYFQPIIIMISIPFGMVGAVAGHLIMGYSMSLTSVFGIVALSGVVVNDSLVLIDFANRQVREGSTPYSAIVNAAISRFRPIMLTTLTTFFGLLPMIFETSLQARFLIPMALSLGFGIVFATGIILGLVPALYMILEDIKKGFRWVFGSPDGA